In one Salvelinus fontinalis isolate EN_2023a unplaced genomic scaffold, ASM2944872v1 scaffold_0070, whole genome shotgun sequence genomic region, the following are encoded:
- the LOC129842829 gene encoding transcription activator BRG1 isoform X3: MSTPDPPMGGTPRQGPSPGPGPSPGAMLGPSPGPSPGGSSHSMMGPSPGPPSSGHPLPQAGPSGYSQENMHPLHKPLEGMERTAMERTAMERTAMERTAMERTAMERTAMERTAMERTGMERPGMERPGMERTAMERTAMERTAMERTGMERTAMERTAMERTAMERTAMERTAMERTGMERTGMERTGMERAGMERTGMERTGMERTAMERTAMERTGMERTGMERTGMERTGMERTGMERTGMERTGMERTGMERNTMERTAMERTAMERTAMERTGMERTAMERTGMERTGMERNAMERTGMERTGMERTGMHEKAMSEESRFAQMKGMRQGGHSGMGPPPSPMDQHSQGYHSPLGGSDHSSPVPSNGPPSGPLQPSSAGPNPSDTSSNPDSQTLGGQNQLQNRPGGPQQSGPGPVGPGGGPTPFNQNQLHQLRAQIMAYKMLARGQPLPDHLQMAVQGKRPIGCSPGMQGPGPGQGGLGQPMPSLAPGGPGGVGPGQGPGGPMGQGYSRAHGMMGPNMPPPGPSGPTGMQGQNPNGPPKSWSEGPMVNAAAPSNAPQKLIPPQPTGRPSPAPPSIPPAASPVMPPQTQSPGQPVQPPPMVPHHAKQNRITPIQKPHGLDPVEILQEREYRLQARITHRIAELENLPGSLAGDLRTKATIELKALQLLNFQRQLRQEVVVCMRRDTALETALDAKAYKRSKRQSLREARITEKLEKQQKIEQERKRRQKHQEYLSIILAHAKDFKEYHRSITAKIQKATKAVATYHANTEREQKKENERIEKERMRRLMAEDEEGYRKLIDQKKDKRLAYLLQQTDEYVANLTELVRAHKLVQALKEKKKKRKKKKKLENAEGQTPVLGPDGEPLDETSQMSDLPVKVIHVDSGNILTGADAPKAGQLDTWLEMNPGYEVAPRSDSEDSGSEEEEEEEEEPQPAVPPVVVLPGLVGLEEKKKKIPDPDSEEVSEVDVRHIIEHAKQDVDDEYNSAEAAFARGLQSYYAVAHAVTERVEKQSTILINGQLKQYQIKGLEWLVSLYNNNLNGILADEMGLGKTIQTIALITYLMENKRVNGPFLIIVPLSTLSNWVYEFDKWAPSVVKVSYKGSPQARRAFIPQLRSGKFNVLLTTYEYIIKDKQVLAKIRWKYMIVDEGHRMKNHHCKLTQVLNTHYLAPRRVLLTGTPLQNKLPELWALLNFLLPTIFKSCSTFEQWFNAPFAMTGEKVDLNEEETILIIRRLHKVLRPFLLRRLKKEVEAQLPEKVEYVIKCDMSALQRVLYRHMQAKGVLLTDGSEKDKKGKGGTKTLMNTIMQLRKICNHPYMFQQIEESFSEHLGFSGGIVSGLDLYRASGKFEVLDRILPKLRATNHKVLLFCQMTSLMTIMEDYFAYRNFKHLRLDGTTKADDRGMLLKAFNDPASQYFIFLLSTRAGGLGLNLQSADTVVIFDSDWNPHQDLQAQDRAHRIGQQNEVRVLRLCTVNSVEEKILAAAKYKLNVDQKVIQAGMFDQKSSSHERRAFLQAILEHEEQDEVGAPGGVWKSGGSWEEDEVPDDETVNQMIARSEEEFDHFMRMDLDRRREDARNPRRKPRLMEEDELPTWIMKDDAEVERLTCEEEEEKMFGRGSRQRKEVDYSDSLTEKQWLKAIEEGTLEEIEEEVRHKKTTRKRKRDRDDLPGPSSSSSGGRRSRDKDEDGKRQKKRGRPPAEKLSPNPPALTKKMKKIVDAVIKYKDSNGRQLSEVFIQLPSRKELPEYYELIRKPVDFRKIKERIRSHRYRSLGDLERDVMLLFQNAQTFNLEGSLIYEDSIVLQSVFTSLRQKIEKEEDSEGEDSEEEEEDLDEGSESECESSLKKGSRSVKVKIRLGRREKSSDRGKGRRRMGRTRAKPVVSDDDTEEEQEEVRGEEERSPSGTDEES; this comes from the exons ATGTCCACTCCAGACCCTCCCATGGGGGGTACCCCTCGACAGGGTCCTTCCCCAGGCCCGGGGCCCTCTCCTGGGGCAATGCTTGGCCCCAGCCCTGGTCCTTCTCCAGGGGGGTCCTCTCACAGCATGATGGGGCCCAGCCCAGGGCCTCCATCCTCAGGTCACCCCCTGCCTCAGGCTGGGCCCTCTGGATACTCCCAGGAGAACATGCACCCTCTGCACAAA CCACTGGAAGGTATGGAGAGGACTGCCATGGAGAGGACTGCCATGGAGAGGACTGCCATGGAGAGGACTGCCATGGAGAGGACTGCCATGGAGAGGACTGCCATGGAGAGGACTGCCATGGAGAGGACTGGTATGGAGAGGCCTGGTATGGAGAGGCCTGGTATGGAAAGGACTGCCATGGAGAGGACTGCCATGGAGAGGACTGCCATGGAGAGGACTGGTATGGAGAGGACTGCCATGGAGAGGACTGCCATGGAGAGGACTGCCATGGAGAGGACTGCCATGGAGAGGACTGCCATGGAGAGGACTGGTATGGAGAGGACTGGTATGGAGAGGACTGGTATGGAGAGGGCTGGTATGGAGAGGACTGGTATGGAGAGGACTGGTATGGAGAGGACTGCCATGGAGAGGACTGCCATGGAGAGGACTGGTATGGAGAGGACTGGTATGGAGAGGACTGGTATGGAGAGGACTGGTATGGAGAGGACTGGTATGGAGAGGACTGGTATGGAGAGGACTGGTATGGAGAGGACTGGTATGGAGAGAAATACCATGGAGAGGACTGCCATGGAGAGGACTGCCATGGAGAGGACTGCCATGGAAAGGACTGGTATGGAGAGGACTGCCATGGAGAGGACTGGTATGGAGAGGACTGGTATGGAGAGAAATGCCATGGAGAGGACTGGTATGGAAAGGACTGGTATGGAGAGAACTGGTATGCATGAGAAGGCCATGAGTGAGGAGTCACGCTTTGCCCAGATGAAGGGCATGAGACAGGGAGGGCACAGTGGCATGGGCCCTCCTCCCAGCCCCATGGACCAACACTCTCAAG gctaccactCCCCACTTGGCGGCTCTGACCACTCCAGCCCCGTCCCTTCCAACGGGCCCCCCTCTGGCCCTCTCCAACCCTCTAGCGCTGGCCCAAACCCCTCAGACACCTCCTCCAACCCGGACTCCCAAACCCTGGGGGGCCAGAACCAGTTGCAGAACCGTCCCGGTGGGCCCCAGCAAAGTGGCCCCGGCCCTGTTGGCCCCGGTGGAGGCCCTACTCCTTTCAACCAGAACCAGCTTCACCAGCTGCGGGCCCAGATCATGGCCTATAAG ATGCTGGCCAGGGGGCAGCCACTACCGGACCATCTCCAGATGGCTGTCCAGGGGAAGAGGCCCATAGGGTGCAGCCCAGGGATGCAGGGTCCGGGGCCAGGGCAGGGGGGACTGGGGCAGCCCATGCCCAGCCTGGctcctggaggtcctggaggTGTGGGGCCAGGACAAGGACCAGGAGGACCCATGGGCCAGGGCTACAGCAGAGCTCACG GGATGATGGGACCCAACATGCCTCCTCCAGGCCCCTCTGGTCCAACAGGCATGCAGGGACAGAACCCCAACGGACCCCCCAAGTCCTGGTCTGAAG GTCCAATGGTAAACGCCGCCGCCCCCTCTAACGCTCCCCAGAAGTTGATTCCTCCCCAGCCGACGGGCCGTCCCTCCCCCGCTCCACCCTCCATACCCCCCGCGGCCTCCCCGGTCATGCCCCCTCAGACCCAGTCCCCTGGGCAACCGGTCCAGCCCCCACCCATGGTTCCCCACCATGCCAAGCAGAACCGCATTACCCCCATCCAGAAACCCCACGGACTCGACCCGGTGGAAATACTGCAGGAGAGGGAGTACAG ACTGCAGGCTCGTATCACCCACCGTATAGCTGAGTTGGAGAACCTCCCTGGCTCTCTGGCTGGAGACCTGAGGACCAAGGCCACCATCGAACTCAAGGCCCTCCAGCTGCTCAACTTCCAGAGACAG CTGCGTCAGGAGGTTGTGGTGTGTATGCGTAGGGACACAGCTCTGGAGACGGCTCTGGACGCTAAGGCCTACAAGAGGAGCAAGCGCCAGTCCCTACGAGAGGCCCGCATCACAGAGAAACTGGAGAAACAGCAGAAGATCGAACAGGAGCGTAAACGTCGACAGAAACACCAG GAGTATCTGAGCATTATCCTGGCCCACGCCAAAGACTTTAAGGAGTACCACCGCTCCATCACAGCTAAGATCCAGAAAGCCACCAAGGCCGTGGCCACGTACCACGCCAACACAGAGCGTGAGCAGAAGAAGGAGAACGAGCGCATCgagaaggagaggatgaggaggctgaTG gctgagGATGAGGAGGGCTACCGTAAGCTGATTGACCAGAAGAAGGACAAGCGTCTGGCCTACCTGCTGCAGCAGACGGATGAGTACGTGGCCAACCTCACTGAGTTGGTCCGGGCTCACAAGCTGGTACAGGCCCtcaaagagaagaagaagaagaggaagaagaagaag AAGCTGGAGAACGCTGAGGGTCAGACTCCTGTACTGGGACCTGATGGAGAA cCTCTAGATGAGACGTCCCAGATGAGTGACCTACCAGTGAAGGTGATCCACGTGGACAGTGGTAACATCCTGACAGGGGCGGACGCTCCTAAAGCTGGACAGCTGGACACATGGCTGGAGATGAACCCTGG GTACGAAGTGGCCCCTCGCTCTGACAGTGAAGACAGTGgatcggaagaggaggag gaggaagaggaggagcccCAGCCGGCAGTGCCTCCAGTAGTGGTCCTCCCAGGGTTAGTGGGgttagaggagaagaagaagaagatccCAGACCCCGACAGTGAAGAAGTATCAGAGGTGGACGTACGACACATCATAGA GCACGCTAAGCAGGATGTGGATGATGAGTATAACAGTGCAGAGGCAGCGTTCGCTCGGGGACTCCAGTCTTACTACGCTGTGGCCCATGCTGTCACTGAGAGAGTGGAGAAACAGTCCACTATACTCATCAACGGACAACTGAAACAGTACCAG attAAAGGTCTGGAGTGGCTGGTGTCTCTCTACAACAACAATCTGAATGGTATCCTGGCTGATGAAATGGGACTAGGAAAGACCATCCAGACCATCGCTCTCATCACGTACCTGATGGAGAACAAACGAGTCAACGGACCTTTCCTCATCATAGTACCGCTCTC AACTCTCTCTAACTGGGTGTATGAGTTTGACAAGTGGGCTCCGTCTGTAGTGAAAGTCTCCTACAAG GGCTCCCCTCAGGCCAGAAGGGCCTTCATCCCCCAGCTACGCAGCGGCAAGTTCAACGTTCTCCTCACTACCTATGAGTACATCATTAAGGATAAACAGGTCCTAGCcaag ATCCGGTGGAAGTACATGATCGTGGACGAGGGCCACCGGATGAAGAACCACCACTGTAAGCTGACCCAGGTCCTCAACACCCACTACCTGGCCCCCAGGAGAGTGCTCCTAACTGGGACACCGCTCCAGAACAAGCTGCCTGAGCTCTGGGCCCTGCTCAACTTTCTCCTGCCCACCATCTTTAAGAGCTGCAGTACCTTCGAACAGTGGTTCAATGCACCATTCGCTATGACTGGAGAGAAG GTAGATCTAAATGAAGAGGAGACCATCCTGATTATCCGTCGCCTCCACAAGGTGCTCCGCCCCTTCCTGTTACGCAGGCTCAAGAAGGAAGTAGAGGCTCAGCTACCGGAAAAG gtgGAGTATGTAATAAAGTGTGATATGTCAGCGCTCCAGAGGGTTCTGTACAGACATATGCAGGCCAAGGGAGTCCTACTGACAGACGGCTCTGAGAAGGACAAGAAG GGTAAAGGAGGTACCAAGACCCTGATGAACACCATCATGCAGTTGAGGAAGATCTGTAACCATCCCTACATGTTCCAACAGATAGAG GAATCTTTCTCGGAGCATTTAGGATTTTCCGGAGGGATAGTGAGTGG TCTTGACCTGTACCGAGCCTCAGGGAAGTTTGAGGTGCTGGACCGTATCCTGCCCAAGCTGAGGGCCACCAATCACAAGGTGTTGTTGTTCTGTCAGATGACCTCGCTCATGACCATCATGGAGGACTACTTCGCCTACCGCAACTTCAAGCACCTGCGTCTGGacg gcaCCACCAAAGCAGATGACAGGGGCATGCTGTTGAAGGCGTTTAACGACCCAGCCTCCCAGTACTTCATCTTCCTGCTCAGTACCAGAGCCGGGGGGCTGGGCCTCAACCTACAGTCAGCTGACACCGTGGTCATCTTTGACTCTGACTGGAACCCTCACCAG gacctGCAGGCCCAGGACCGTGCACACCGCATCGGCCAACAGAACGAGGTCCGTGTCCTGCGTCTCTGCACCGTCAACTCCGTAGAGGAGAAGATCCTGGCAGCGGCCAAGTACAAACTCAACGTGGACCAGAAGGTCATCCAGGCCGGCATGTTTGACCAGAAGTCATCGAGCCACGAGCGCCGGGCTTTCCTGCAGGCTATCCTGGAGCACGAGGAACAGGACGAGGTCGGGGCCCCGGGCGGCGTGTGGAAGTCTGGGGGGTCTTGG GAGGAGGACGAGGTGCCAGACGATGAGACGGTCAACCAGATGATCGCCAGGAGCGAGGAGGAGTTTGACCACTTCATG cgTATGGACCTGGACAGGAGGCGTGAGGACGCTCGTAACCCCCGCCGTAAGCCCCGTCTGATGGAGGAGGACGAGCTGCCCACCTGGATCATGAAGGACGACGCAGAGGTGGAGAGACTCACctgtgaggaggaagaggagaagatgtTCGGGAGGGGGTCCCGCCAGCGCAAGGAGGTGGACTACAGTGACTCACTTACTGAGAAGCAGTGGCtcaag gcCATTGAGGAAGGCACGTTAGAGGAGATCGAGGAGGAGGTGCGTCACAAGAAGACCACCCGGAAGCGAAAGCGTGACCGCGATGACCTCCCtggcccctcctcttcctcctcgggGGGCAGGCGGAGCCGGGACAAGGACGAGGACGGGAAGAGACAGAAGAAGAGGGGACGCCCCCCCGCAGAGAAACTCTCCCCCAACCCCCCCGCTCTCACCAAGAAGATGAAGAAGATAGTGGACGCTGTTATTAAATACAAAGACAG TAATGGTCGTCAGCTGAGTGAGGTCTTCATCCAGCTGCCCTCGCGCAAAGAGCTGCCAGAGTACTACGAGCTCATCCGCAAGCCTGTCGACTTCAGGAAAATCAAG GAGAGGATCCGTAGCCACAGATACCGTAGTCTAGGAGACCTGGAGAGAGATGTGATGCTACTCTTTCAGAACGCACAGACCTTCAACCTGGAGGGATCACTG ATCTACGAGGACTCCATCGTGCTCCAGTCGGTGTTCACCAGTCTGAGACAGAAGATCGAGAAGGAGGAGGACAGCGAGGGAGAggacagtgaggaagaggaggaggacctggaCGAAGGCTCCGAGTCAGAGTGTGAGTCATCACTGAAGAAAGGAT CCCGCTCAGTGAAGGTGAAGATCCGTCTGGGACGGAGAGAGAAGAGTAGTGACCGAGGGAAGGGTAGGAGACGTATGGGACGCACCCGAGCCAAACCTGTCGTCAGCGACGACGACACtgaagaggagcaggaggaggtgaggggagaggag GAACGCTCCCCCAGTGGCACTGATGAAGAATCCTAA